CACGCCGACCAACGCGGTGCTGCGTGGGCACCTCGCCCAGACGCTCCTGGACGCCGATCGAGCGGAAGAAGCGGAGTCCGAGTTCCGCCGGGCGTCGGCCGACGATCCGACCGATCCGATGCTCAAGCTCGGGCTGGCGTCGGCCTTCGTCGCTCAGAAGAAGCAGTCGCAGGCGATGGTCTTGCTGGAGAGCATCACCAAAGGCGACGACGCCCTGCCCGCGGGCCGTGTGCTGCTGGCCAAGCTGCTGCTCGCCGAGGGCAAGACCGACGACGCCGAGCACCACTACAAGATCGCAATTCGCGAGGACGCCAGCGTCGCGGACAAGGAGCTGAGCAAGGAGCTCGGCATCCGCCCGCAGTTCGGCCCGCACGATCCGGACGAGTTCGACTACCTCATGGCTCAGTCGTCGTCGGGTGCCGGGTTCACCACCGGCGACATGGACGAGGACGAGGAGGACATCCCGTTCGAAAACGTCGAGCGGCCTTCTATCAAGTTCGACGACGTCGGCGGGCTCGAAGACGTCAAAGAGCAGGTGCGGATGAAGATCATCCACCCGCTCGAGCATGCCGAGCTGTACCAGGCGTACGGCAAAAAGCTCGGCGGCGGCATCCTGCTCTACGGCCCGCCCGGCTGTGGCAAGACCCACCTCGCCCGAGCCACCGCCGGCGAAATCGACCGACGGTTCATCTCCGTCGGCATCAGCGACGTGCTGGACATGTGGGTCGGCAATTCGGAAAAGAACCTGCACGCCCTCTTCGAGCGCGCGCGACGCAACAAGCCGTGCGTCCTCTTCTTCGACGAGGTCGACGCGCTCGCTGCCAGCCGGCAGGACATGCGGCAGTCCGCAGGTCGGCATCTCATCAACCAGTTCCTGGCCGAGCTCGACGGGGCCGACCACGACAACGACGGCCTGCTCGTGCTCGCCGCGACGAACGCGCCATGGCACGTCGACCCGGCCTTTCGCAGGCCCGGCCGATTCGATCGCGTCGTCTTCGTCCCGCCGCCGGATGCGCCGGCCCGGGCAGCGATCCTGGAAGCGATGCTCAAGGACAAGCCGACGCAGGACGTCGACCTCGCCAAAGTCGCCAAGTCGGCCGTCGACCTGAGTGGTGCCGACCTTAAGGCCGTCGTCGACGCGGCCGTCGAGGCGAAGCTGGCCGACGCGATGAAGACCGGCAAGCCCGAGCCGATTGGGACGAAAGACCTGCTGCGTGCCCTGAAGCAGGTCCGCCCCAGCACCCGCGAGTGGTTCGACACCGCCAAGAACCACGTCCTCTACGCCAACCAGGGCGGTGCGTACGACGACGTGGCCAAGTTCCTGAAGCTCTGACGACGCTGCCTTGACGAGCGACTACGACGACATCGAACCCGCTGCGCCCGTCGCCGTTCGCGGCGGTGGTGATCAGCCGCTGCAGCGGGCAATGATGCTGATGCAGCAGCGACGCCTTGATGACGCGATCGAGCAGCTGAAGCTTGAGCTTTCGCAGAACCCAGGAAGCGGCGTCGCCCACGGACTCATGGCGTTGTGCCTGCTCGACAAGGGTGACACGGACGCAGCGCTCCGCGAGGCCACTCTCGCGATACAGGCCGATCCGGACGAGGCGTTTTCGTACCACATCCTCTCGCGAGTCCGCACACGTCGCGACGAGGACATCGAGGCCGAGACGGCTGCGCGGGAGGCGCTGCGGCTCGACCCATATCAGTCCGGCTACTACGCCGACCTCGCCAATTCACTGATCGGCCAGGAGCGATGGGCCGAGGCTCTTGAGGCAGCCGATGAAGGCTTGTCCGTCGACCCCGACGACTGGGGCTGTCGCAACCTGCGGGCGACCGTCCTCACCCAACTCGGCCGACGGGACGAAGCCGACGCGACACTTCGTGGCGCGCTCGAACGTGATCCTGATGACAGCCACACTCACGCCAACCTCGGCTGGACGCAGCTGCACAAGAAGCAGCACAAGCTGGCGCTGGAGTCTTTTCGAGAGGCACTCCGGCTCGACCCGACCAACCAGTGGGCCAAGGCCGGGATGGTCGAGGCGCTCAAGGCGAAGAACCCGTTCTACCGCGTGTTCCTGAGCTACATGCTCTGGATGAGCCGGCTGAGCGACAAGGCCCAGTGGGCCGTCATCATCGGAGCGTGGGCGGGCTACCAGGTGTTCAAGGCCGTTGGGCAGAGTGCGCCGGAACTCAAGCCGATCGCGACGGGTGGACTGATCGTCTACGTCGGCTTCGTCGCGGTGACGTGGCTGGCGGTGCCGCTGTTCAACCTGTCGCTGCGGTTCAACAAGTACGGCTGGCACGCGCTCACGCAAGACCAGCGACGCGGGGCCAATCTACTCGGCGGGCTGTTGCTTGCCGCCGGGCTGACGGCCCTGCCGTGGACGTGGTCGCTGGATACGACCTGGCTCTTCGCCGCCGCCATCATCGC
This DNA window, taken from Planctomycetota bacterium, encodes the following:
- a CDS encoding AAA family ATPase; translation: MPDPDATIASLRKALDATPTNAVLRGHLAQTLLDADRAEEAESEFRRASADDPTDPMLKLGLASAFVAQKKQSQAMVLLESITKGDDALPAGRVLLAKLLLAEGKTDDAEHHYKIAIREDASVADKELSKELGIRPQFGPHDPDEFDYLMAQSSSGAGFTTGDMDEDEEDIPFENVERPSIKFDDVGGLEDVKEQVRMKIIHPLEHAELYQAYGKKLGGGILLYGPPGCGKTHLARATAGEIDRRFISVGISDVLDMWVGNSEKNLHALFERARRNKPCVLFFDEVDALAASRQDMRQSAGRHLINQFLAELDGADHDNDGLLVLAATNAPWHVDPAFRRPGRFDRVVFVPPPDAPARAAILEAMLKDKPTQDVDLAKVAKSAVDLSGADLKAVVDAAVEAKLADAMKTGKPEPIGTKDLLRALKQVRPSTREWFDTAKNHVLYANQGGAYDDVAKFLKL
- a CDS encoding tetratricopeptide repeat protein → MTSDYDDIEPAAPVAVRGGGDQPLQRAMMLMQQRRLDDAIEQLKLELSQNPGSGVAHGLMALCLLDKGDTDAALREATLAIQADPDEAFSYHILSRVRTRRDEDIEAETAAREALRLDPYQSGYYADLANSLIGQERWAEALEAADEGLSVDPDDWGCRNLRATVLTQLGRRDEADATLRGALERDPDDSHTHANLGWTQLHKKQHKLALESFREALRLDPTNQWAKAGMVEALKAKNPFYRVFLSYMLWMSRLSDKAQWAVIIGAWAGYQVFKAVGQSAPELKPIATGGLIVYVGFVAVTWLAVPLFNLSLRFNKYGWHALTQDQRRGANLLGGLLLAAGLTALPWTWSLDTTWLFAAAIIAGLLVPAVGIHRVATGKPRLGMTVFFAAMASLATVLLVGLAIDPEGKLFDTALFGISVWYVIGVIASFWAVNIFASKYPNNTIA